The nucleotide window GGTGGAGAGTTCTACACACCTCATGAAGTGTCTAAAGTGTTGGCTAAAATTGTAACGGATGGTGTTGAAGCTTCAGGCAATACATTCTCTGTCTATGATCCGACTTGTGGATCAGGATCACTACTGTTAACGGTAAAAGGTGAGTTGCCTGGTGGGGATAAACCTGGAGCTATTAAGTTTTATGGTCAGGAAAAGAACACAACTACCTATAACTTGGCCCGGATGAATCTGATGATGCACGGTGTTTCATATAACAATATAACCCTCTCTAATGCGGACACACTTGAAAGCGATTGGCCTGATGGAGTAGACGCCCAAGGTAACGATCATCCACGTTCTTTTGATGCCGTCGTTGCGAATCCGCCTTATTCTGCCCATTGGGATAACAGTGAAACAAAACTCAAAGATCCTCGTTTTAGAGAGTATGGTAAACTTGCTCCTAGAACAAAGGCAGATTATGCATTCATTTTGCACAGTGTGTATCATCTTCTGAATGATAAGGGAACAATGGCGATTGTATTGCCGCATGGTGTATTGTTCCGTGGCGCAGCAGAAGGTGTGATCCGTCAAACTTTAATTGAGAAAAACTATCTTGATACAGTTATAGGCTTACCTTCCAATTTGTTTTATGGTGTAGGCATCCCAACTACGATTTTGGTGTTTAAGAAAAATCGTAAAGCAAAAGATATTTTGTTTATTGATGCAAGCAATGAATTCGAAAAGGGTAAGAATCAAAACAAACTTACGAATGAGAACATTAATAAAATTGTTGAAACTTACCGAAATCGTGTAGATGTCGATAAATACGCTCATGTGGCGTCACTTGAAGAAATTAAAGCCAATGAGTATAACTTAAATATTCCTCGTTACGTGGATACGTTTGAAGAAGAGCAAACGATAGATCTTGCTGAAGTGAATAAGCTATTAGAGCAAGATCGAAAAGAAATTGCTGAACTTGAGGCCAAGATTAATGAACAGTTAAAAAATTTGGGGATTCATATGTAAGAGTCAGTGTAAAAGGGTCAGGGATATTATCTCTTGACTCTTTAACCTTACATATCAGAAAGCTAGTGGCTCATGAGTGGAATGGTTATATCAATAGAAAATAAGTGAGGTAAAGATGGGGAAAAACCAAAAAAATAATAATCAAAACAACTTTAAGGGAGAAGTAAACTTTCATGGGCCGGCACAAATTGCTGCTGGAGATATAATTAATCACCATGCACCAAATACCAATAATCAAGAGGCTAATTATACGCCTGAACCAGTATGGCGAAGCCCATTTACGTTGGCTATTTTAACGTGGATTAGCTTTGTTATAACAGTTGGTGGATTGATCCCTATTGTTGTTAAAATGGTGAAAAATAGTTTAGATATTTTCAATGGAGAATTGAAGCCAGTAGTAGGGTTTGAATTTTCAATATATTTAATGGCATTTGTAATTCTGATTATCTTACTTGTGATACTTCTTAGTCTTAGAAGAATTGCTAAAACCGAAACGAGGCATCCCTTATTTTTTAATTTTGCAATTAATGGATACGATAATAGGTTGACATTGGAAAAAATACATTCGCACAAATGTCCTAAATGTGGTGGGGAGATGAAATATTATAATAAACCAGTGGAATGGATAAATAGACCCAACAATGATGGCAGTATTAAGCGCAAAGTTACAAAAAAGGTTCCTGCATTAGAGTGTAAGCGAAATCCAAATGAGCATTGGTACAAGGTTGACCCTGCAGAAGATATGTTATAAACATTGAGTTGAGTGAGTCAATATTTATTAAGCACAAGTTTGAAAAAAATATATTATAACGAATATAGAAAAAACGGATTGGGCATGATCAATCCGTTTTTTCTATTCCCCCTAGACTACTCTATGTTCAATCAATCTACGGCAAAATGCACAACGGCACTATATAGCATCTTGTTGCGAAAAGGGTCAAAGGTCACTTGATGCTGAACTTGGTTCACCCGCAGTAGCAAAGCTTTGTTCATTCCGACTCGTTCTTCAATGGCTCGTTCCAATTCACGGAAGTCATAAGCCTGCAAGCATTCGACTTTGTCTTTGATTATATCTAGTGAAATTTCCATGTTTAATTCAGGCCTCCTCCAAAACTCAATTTGCAGGTTAAAAGCCTGCCGAGCTTCATTTTAGAGTAGCTTTTCCAGTTCGGCAAGAGCAATCGTGCTGAAAATCAACTAAAGACGTGATAAAATCGGGAAAGGGAATTTCGAAATCACCGAACTTTCAATAATCTGAAGGTCTAATGGAAGTGCTAACAGATACTGATGTTTGAAGGAAGTTCATTTGCATGGTATAAGTGAAGAAGCAAGGACATCATAATATGAATTTCAATGAAAAATTGTAATGTTAATGCTAATGCTAATGTAAATGATAGGCAAGTAGATGCATGAGTTAAGATTTTCTACTATTAATGAGGACAAAGACTGTCCTGGAATGTATAGAGGAGCTTTTGAGATGACAAAGGAAAACTTTTGGCGTGAATTGC belongs to Paenibacillus sp. FSL H8-0079 and includes:
- a CDS encoding type I restriction-modification system subunit M, which encodes MSNNLQSITTKLWAMANELRGSMDAAEYKNYILAFMFYRYLSEHQEQYLVENNILEVAEGESINKAYLEQAFGDDLKDYLEDISSSLGYAIAPLDTWESLVHKIENSMVIPSDYQTLFDNFNKNAELNQEAAKDFRGVFNDINLGDSRLGSSTNERAKSLNRIVKLVDGINYKGEDGKDILGEIYEYLIGQFAASAGKKGGEFYTPHEVSKVLAKIVTDGVEASGNTFSVYDPTCGSGSLLLTVKGELPGGDKPGAIKFYGQEKNTTTYNLARMNLMMHGVSYNNITLSNADTLESDWPDGVDAQGNDHPRSFDAVVANPPYSAHWDNSETKLKDPRFREYGKLAPRTKADYAFILHSVYHLLNDKGTMAIVLPHGVLFRGAAEGVIRQTLIEKNYLDTVIGLPSNLFYGVGIPTTILVFKKNRKAKDILFIDASNEFEKGKNQNKLTNENINKIVETYRNRVDVDKYAHVASLEEIKANEYNLNIPRYVDTFEEEQTIDLAEVNKLLEQDRKEIAELEAKINEQLKNLGIHM
- a CDS encoding DUF2536 family protein — encoded protein: MEISLDIIKDKVECLQAYDFRELERAIEERVGMNKALLLRVNQVQHQVTFDPFRNKMLYSAVVHFAVD